Proteins from one Lachnospiraceae bacterium genomic window:
- a CDS encoding DeoR/GlpR transcriptional regulator has product MNAEREKAILQILIREKQARVTDLAKRLYASEPSIRRDLNELERQHLLRRIHGGAILDETGISEIKIPFLIRELESSDEKIQIARRAAQLVPDESVIFLDASTSAYQMIPFLSSKKNLTVITNGIHALKRLSESGIKTIGTGGEVIHSCLALVGDNAHSIIDRYNADLAFFSCRGLSDDGYLTDISEKENHVRHHMIAHARWAYLLCTPDKIGHRFFHTLCQADEISGIVYADSLIRTDGHKNKWDL; this is encoded by the coding sequence ATGAATGCAGAACGTGAAAAAGCGATTTTACAAATTTTAATTCGGGAAAAGCAGGCGAGAGTAACGGATCTGGCCAAACGCTTATACGCCAGCGAGCCCTCCATTCGCCGGGATCTGAATGAGCTGGAAAGGCAGCATTTGCTGCGCCGTATCCACGGCGGCGCTATTTTAGATGAAACCGGTATTTCAGAAATCAAGATTCCGTTTCTCATTCGCGAGCTGGAAAGCTCTGATGAGAAGATTCAGATTGCCCGAAGGGCAGCTCAGCTTGTACCTGATGAAAGCGTTATTTTTTTAGACGCTTCTACCAGCGCTTATCAGATGATCCCGTTTTTAAGCTCGAAAAAAAATCTCACCGTGATTACCAACGGAATTCATGCATTAAAACGACTCAGTGAGTCCGGCATAAAAACCATTGGTACCGGCGGTGAGGTGATCCATTCCTGTTTAGCTCTCGTCGGTGATAATGCCCACAGCATCATCGACCGTTACAATGCCGATCTGGCCTTTTTTTCCTGCCGCGGTCTTTCCGATGACGGATATCTAACCGATATATCAGAAAAAGAGAATCATGTGCGGCATCATATGATCGCGCATGCGCGCTGGGCCTATCTGCTTTGTACGCCAGATAAGATCGGACATCGTTTCTTTCATACGCTGTGCCAAGCCGATGAAATCAGCGGCATCGTCTATGCTGATTCATTGATCAGAACCGACGGGCATAAAAATAAATGGGACCTATAG
- a CDS encoding DUF134 domain-containing protein: MARPSRCRRICQQPLYARFEPADRSQAETVQLTVDEYEVIRLIDLEKLTHEQCARQMEISRTTVTEIYEAAREKVADSLVNGKALFIAGGHYRLCIGSEFCHGQKKCRKRKGMALQQAMPQKGEQKMKIAVTYENGTVFQHFGHTEQFKIYEVENGTVTQEQVVDTNGSGHGALAGFLKENGVDTLICGGIGGGAQAALSEVGITLYGGVSGSADDAVKALLEGNLGYDPEVHCDHHEHEGHEGHSCGHHGHHGCGGHCGH, translated from the coding sequence ATGGCAAGACCAAGCCGCTGCAGAAGAATCTGCCAGCAGCCATTGTATGCCCGGTTTGAACCGGCAGACAGGAGTCAGGCAGAAACGGTGCAGCTTACCGTTGACGAATACGAGGTAATCCGCCTGATCGACTTGGAAAAGCTGACGCATGAGCAGTGCGCCCGGCAGATGGAGATTTCCAGAACTACAGTGACGGAAATCTATGAGGCCGCCAGAGAAAAGGTGGCGGACAGCCTCGTGAACGGCAAGGCGCTCTTCATTGCAGGCGGTCATTACCGGCTTTGCATTGGCTCTGAATTTTGTCATGGTCAAAAAAAGTGCAGAAAAAGAAAAGGTATGGCGCTACAGCAGGCCATGCCGCAGAAGGGAGAACAAAAAATGAAGATAGCAGTCACGTATGAAAATGGCACGGTATTTCAGCATTTCGGGCATACAGAGCAATTTAAAATTTATGAGGTAGAAAATGGAACCGTTACGCAGGAGCAGGTAGTGGATACCAATGGCAGCGGACATGGCGCGCTGGCTGGTTTTCTGAAGGAAAACGGCGTGGATACGCTCATCTGCGGCGGCATTGGCGGCGGTGCGCAGGCAGCGCTTTCTGAGGTAGGGATCACGCTTTACGGCGGAGTAAGCGGCAGTGCCGATGACGCAGTAAAGGCACTGCTGGAAGGAAATCTTGGGTACGATCCCGAGGTGCACTGCGATCACCATGAGCACGAAGGCCATGAGGGGCATAGCTGCGGACATCATGGTCATCATGGCTGCGGCGGTCACTGCGGCCACTGA
- a CDS encoding histidinol-phosphatase HisJ family protein, which translates to MKFQAHRGVSSEYPENTLPAFEAAVMQGYAYIETDPRFTKDGQCVLLHDSALRRTCCTESGAQLPEGLTIETISYEEALRYDAGLHKACKFKGTRIPLLTALLKLAERSDVTVKIDNRFEKCSDAQQKVLFELVRRTKAKVALTCSAVDSVKRVRKALPDCEIHYDGPVSESVIEELAAILRDSAWYVWLALDTPRTAWVKVSKASPALCAAVKQYAKLGIWILTEEKELQAARALGADLIETDGRLKPEQHLPGFVDCHTHSEFSHDAKGSMQGICRAAAQKRLVGLAVTDHCDTEFAGQQDVKSPIEAAAKAIREVREPEPLLKLCGVEMGEAMWQPGAAREVLSAASYDEVLGSVHAVRMAGYTLPYSAIDFSRLSEKEIEAFLAIYFADMEEMIETCDFDVLTHLTCPLRYINGKYQRGMAVNRYEAEIERILRRIIQKGIALEVNTSGIGSLYGDYMPHESIIRRYRELGGYLITLGSDAHTPERVGNGFEAAAALLKRLGFKNLYYYQRRIAVPYQI; encoded by the coding sequence ATGAAATTTCAAGCACACAGAGGGGTAAGCAGCGAATATCCGGAAAATACACTTCCGGCCTTTGAGGCGGCGGTGATGCAGGGCTATGCCTATATAGAAACCGATCCCCGCTTTACCAAAGACGGGCAATGTGTTTTGCTGCATGACAGCGCCTTAAGGCGTACCTGCTGCACCGAAAGCGGCGCGCAGCTGCCGGAGGGACTGACAATCGAGACTATTTCGTATGAAGAAGCGCTGCGCTATGATGCCGGCCTCCATAAGGCCTGCAAATTTAAAGGAACCAGAATTCCACTGCTCACAGCGCTTCTAAAGCTTGCAGAGCGAAGCGATGTGACGGTCAAGATCGACAATCGGTTTGAAAAATGCAGCGACGCGCAGCAGAAGGTATTATTTGAGCTTGTCAGGCGTACAAAAGCGAAAGTAGCCCTTACCTGTTCAGCAGTCGATTCCGTAAAACGAGTCAGAAAGGCACTGCCGGATTGTGAAATCCATTATGACGGTCCGGTAAGCGAATCCGTCATAGAAGAGCTGGCCGCCATATTGCGGGACAGCGCATGGTATGTCTGGCTTGCCCTCGACACGCCGCGGACCGCGTGGGTGAAGGTGTCGAAAGCTTCTCCGGCGCTCTGTGCAGCGGTCAAGCAGTACGCAAAGCTGGGGATCTGGATTCTTACCGAGGAGAAGGAGCTGCAGGCAGCGCGGGCGCTGGGAGCAGATCTGATTGAAACAGACGGAAGACTCAAACCGGAGCAGCACCTGCCAGGCTTTGTCGATTGCCATACGCATTCTGAATTTTCGCATGATGCAAAAGGAAGCATGCAAGGTATTTGCCGCGCTGCGGCGCAAAAAAGGCTGGTGGGTCTGGCTGTTACCGATCATTGTGATACGGAATTTGCGGGTCAGCAGGATGTGAAGTCGCCCATCGAAGCTGCTGCAAAAGCAATCCGTGAGGTGCGGGAGCCGGAGCCTCTTTTAAAACTGTGCGGCGTAGAGATGGGAGAGGCAATGTGGCAGCCAGGGGCAGCAAGGGAGGTGCTTTCGGCTGCGTCCTATGATGAGGTGCTGGGATCGGTGCATGCCGTGCGGATGGCGGGGTATACGCTGCCCTATTCGGCCATTGATTTTTCGCGGCTTTCGGAGAAGGAGATAGAAGCTTTTCTGGCAATCTATTTCGCGGATATGGAGGAGATGATTGAAACCTGTGATTTTGATGTACTAACACATTTAACCTGCCCGCTCCGGTATATTAACGGGAAGTACCAGCGGGGGATGGCGGTGAACAGATATGAGGCGGAGATTGAGCGGATTTTGCGGAGGATCATCCAAAAGGGCATTGCGCTGGAGGTCAACACCTCAGGGATTGGCAGCCTGTATGGGGATTATATGCCGCATGAAAGCATTATCAGGCGCTACCGGGAGCTGGGGGGCTATTTGATTACGCTTGGCTCGGATGCGCATACGCCGGAGCGTGTGGGTAACGGCTTTGAGGCTGCCGCTGCCCTGCTCAAGAGGCTGGGCTTTAAAAATCTGTATTATTATCAGCGCCGGATCGCGGTGCCATATCAAATATAA
- a CDS encoding TIGR01212 family radical SAM protein (This family includes YhcC from E. coli K-12, an uncharacterized radical SAM protein.), with protein MNHYYSFNRYIRQAFGQKLYKLSLNGGMSCPNRDGTLGTSGCIFCSAGGSGDFASNPQLSVDEQIKAAAALVSRKARGGPYIAYFQAYTNTYAPLPYLEALFTQAIQHPDIAALSIGTRPDCLPEPVLDLLERLSHIKPVWVELGLQTIHAHTAAYIRRGYDLPVFDQAVHALQARGLSVIVHLILGLPGESPDDMVQSAAYVSAALARQNLPQPALPIPPASGVKLQLLHVLQGTDLAADYKKGLFKALSMEDYFAILFRCLEVLPPSLVIHRLTGDGPKSLLIAPQWSANKKLVLGAMQRAMDEADVQQGRLAQWPQ; from the coding sequence ATGAACCACTACTATTCTTTTAACCGCTATATTCGGCAGGCCTTTGGCCAAAAGCTGTATAAACTCTCTTTAAACGGCGGCATGAGCTGTCCGAACCGCGACGGCACGCTCGGCACCTCCGGCTGCATTTTCTGCAGCGCCGGCGGCTCCGGCGATTTCGCTTCCAATCCCCAGCTGTCTGTGGACGAGCAGATCAAAGCAGCGGCGGCCCTGGTTTCGCGCAAGGCGCGCGGCGGCCCGTACATCGCCTATTTTCAGGCCTACACCAACACCTATGCGCCGCTGCCCTATCTGGAGGCGCTTTTTACGCAGGCCATCCAGCATCCCGACATCGCCGCGCTCTCCATCGGTACGCGCCCCGATTGCCTGCCAGAGCCGGTACTCGATCTGCTGGAGCGCCTTTCGCATATCAAGCCCGTTTGGGTAGAGCTCGGCCTGCAGACCATTCATGCGCACACGGCGGCCTATATACGCCGCGGCTACGACCTGCCCGTGTTTGATCAGGCCGTACATGCGCTGCAGGCGCGCGGGCTCTCCGTCATTGTGCATCTCATTTTGGGGCTTCCCGGTGAATCGCCGGACGATATGGTGCAAAGCGCTGCCTATGTAAGCGCCGCGCTTGCGCGCCAAAATCTGCCGCAGCCTGCTCTGCCGATCCCGCCTGCAAGTGGTGTCAAGCTGCAGCTTCTGCATGTTCTGCAGGGGACGGACCTTGCTGCAGACTACAAAAAAGGGCTTTTTAAAGCCCTTTCTATGGAAGATTATTTTGCCATTTTATTTCGCTGTTTAGAAGTCCTGCCGCCCTCTCTCGTCATTCACCGGCTGACAGGCGACGGCCCCAAATCACTGCTCATCGCGCCGCAGTGGAGCGCCAATAAAAAGCTGGTACTAGGCGCTATGCAGCGTGCAATGGATGAGGCCGACGTACAACAGGGCCGCTTAGCTCAGTGGCCGCAGTGA
- a CDS encoding peptidase M14 family protein: MQHSITSPDQFFGYHLGTDREMARWDEIARYFEQLGKESDRVRTINMGPSTEGNPFLEVIITSPENFENLEEIRQTSLALADPRGLEQEQIDSLVQKGKAVCVQSMSLHATEIGGTQMAPLLAYDLASKDDEDILRILDQVVFVMIPCFNPDGQIMVTDFYKSTLGTPYEGCHYPILYHKYTGHDNNRDAFAQNIVESQYMGQIIFHEWMPQAYQDHHHMGSNGARIFIAPYKNPLRPDTDPLVWRELNWYGANMAYHMEAEGLDGVTSGAQFPAWGHYGYHWITNSHNIPGMLTESASARLASPLYIDPSSLEGDHDNFMPEYEAQTNFPNPWKGGWWRLSDIMDRQYGAAWGLLDTMAKNREAVLSNMARKALNQTERGAQSEEFAYVIPATQFDASSHRRLLQILLGQGIEVQVAQQDFTVGNRLYKAGDAVVFLAQPKFGLIKSLLGETHYPDNIWTRDQSGAITAFDSATDTVAEFMGIQVDVAGQAFKGDFKVLKAVPETKSWEAALAIGAVSPGAAHDNPVEAGKPHGYVLSARENEAYAAANAMMKAGCQVWRITACPFRDFYVEGDEAAIRSCWEQHPVELRAAGRPDGLIEVKPARVAIYQHYYGGNAEEGWMRLLFEKFGFDFTTVMDQDIWDGKLADFDVLVLPSDNENILDGPEKHPEGWIYSMSLSQPPQYRSGLGEKGAAAIREFVEKGGRLLAMEGSADYAIRVLNLMVRNVVKGLPASQFNTHGSTLHVTVDTQHPLGFGMQKNTLALHWNGPVFEVKDKFHADEYQPFVRFEKDHILKSGLLTGEKLIGGRFACVQAPCGAGSAVLYGFAPSKRMQTYATFKLLMNALYL; the protein is encoded by the coding sequence ATGCAGCATTCTATTACTTCACCGGATCAATTTTTCGGCTACCATTTAGGTACAGACCGGGAAATGGCCCGCTGGGATGAGATCGCCCGTTATTTTGAGCAGCTCGGCAAGGAGTCTGACCGCGTTCGTACGATCAACATGGGTCCGTCCACCGAGGGCAATCCTTTCTTGGAAGTGATCATCACTTCGCCGGAAAACTTTGAAAATCTAGAGGAAATCCGGCAGACAAGCCTGGCGCTCGCCGATCCGCGAGGCCTCGAGCAGGAGCAGATCGACAGTCTGGTGCAGAAGGGCAAGGCTGTCTGCGTACAGAGTATGAGCCTGCATGCAACTGAAATCGGCGGCACACAGATGGCACCTCTGCTGGCGTATGATTTGGCCTCTAAGGACGATGAAGACATCCTGCGCATCTTGGATCAGGTCGTATTTGTCATGATCCCCTGCTTCAATCCGGACGGGCAGATCATGGTGACAGACTTCTACAAGAGTACGCTCGGCACGCCCTATGAAGGCTGTCATTATCCGATTTTATATCATAAATACACTGGTCATGACAATAACCGCGATGCGTTCGCGCAGAATATTGTGGAGTCCCAGTACATGGGTCAGATCATTTTCCACGAGTGGATGCCGCAGGCCTATCAGGATCATCATCATATGGGCAGCAACGGCGCGCGCATCTTTATCGCACCCTACAAAAACCCGCTGCGTCCCGACACCGATCCGCTTGTATGGCGCGAGCTGAACTGGTACGGCGCTAACATGGCCTATCATATGGAGGCTGAGGGGCTCGACGGCGTAACCAGCGGCGCGCAGTTCCCGGCATGGGGGCACTATGGCTACCACTGGATCACCAACAGCCACAACATCCCCGGCATGCTCACCGAATCGGCCAGCGCACGCCTCGCTTCTCCGCTGTATATCGATCCCTCCTCTCTGGAAGGCGATCATGACAATTTCATGCCCGAATACGAAGCACAGACCAACTTCCCCAATCCGTGGAAGGGCGGCTGGTGGCGCCTCTCTGATATCATGGACCGTCAGTATGGCGCTGCATGGGGCCTTTTAGATACGATGGCCAAAAACCGCGAGGCCGTTCTTTCCAATATGGCGCGCAAAGCGCTCAACCAGACGGAGCGCGGCGCTCAGAGCGAAGAATTTGCGTACGTCATACCGGCGACCCAGTTTGACGCCAGCAGTCATCGCAGACTTCTGCAGATTTTGCTCGGTCAGGGCATCGAGGTGCAGGTAGCGCAGCAAGACTTTACTGTGGGCAATCGCCTGTACAAGGCGGGCGATGCGGTCGTATTTTTGGCGCAGCCTAAGTTTGGCTTAATTAAGAGCCTGCTGGGCGAGACGCATTATCCGGATAATATCTGGACAAGGGATCAGAGCGGTGCGATTACGGCGTTTGATTCGGCGACGGATACCGTGGCAGAGTTCATGGGAATTCAGGTGGATGTGGCCGGACAGGCGTTCAAGGGTGATTTTAAGGTGCTGAAGGCCGTGCCGGAAACGAAGAGCTGGGAAGCAGCGCTGGCGATCGGCGCAGTAAGTCCGGGAGCAGCGCATGATAATCCGGTTGAGGCAGGAAAGCCGCATGGCTATGTGCTGAGTGCGCGTGAGAATGAGGCGTATGCAGCGGCCAATGCGATGATGAAGGCTGGCTGTCAGGTATGGCGTATAACAGCCTGCCCGTTCCGCGACTTTTATGTAGAGGGCGATGAGGCCGCGATCCGCAGCTGCTGGGAGCAGCATCCGGTAGAGCTTCGCGCAGCAGGGCGTCCGGATGGGCTGATCGAGGTAAAGCCTGCCCGCGTAGCGATTTATCAGCATTATTATGGCGGCAATGCCGAAGAGGGCTGGATGCGCCTGCTGTTTGAGAAATTTGGATTTGATTTTACCACAGTGATGGATCAGGATATTTGGGATGGAAAGCTGGCTGATTTTGATGTGCTGGTGCTCCCGAGCGATAATGAAAACATTCTGGACGGTCCGGAGAAGCATCCGGAGGGCTGGATCTATTCGATGAGCCTCAGCCAGCCGCCGCAGTACCGCAGCGGACTGGGTGAAAAGGGCGCTGCCGCCATCCGTGAGTTTGTAGAAAAGGGCGGGCGCCTGCTGGCAATGGAAGGTTCGGCTGACTATGCGATCCGCGTGCTGAATCTGATGGTTCGCAATGTGGTGAAGGGACTGCCGGCTAGTCAGTTCAACACACACGGCTCTACACTGCACGTAACGGTGGATACGCAGCATCCGCTTGGCTTCGGTATGCAGAAGAATACGCTGGCTCTGCACTGGAACGGTCCTGTATTTGAAGTCAAGGATAAATTCCATGCAGATGAATATCAGCCGTTTGTACGCTTTGAAAAGGATCATATCCTAAAGAGCGGACTTCTTACGGGAGAAAAGCTGATTGGCGGTCGTTTTGCCTGCGTGCAGGCACCCTGCGGAGCAGGAAGCGCTGTCCTGTACGGCTTTGCTCCGTCTAAGCGCATGCAGACCTATGCAACCTTTAAGCTGCTGATGAACGCGCTGTATTTATAA
- a CDS encoding helix-turn-helix transcriptional regulator, whose product MAFELVRIEPEIDIAGFHSLYYFEFDKNFYHPPEKHDFWEMVYVDEGRIHAIADGIGCTLSKGQVIFHKPMEMHSHIANHQDASNLVVVSFSSPSPRMAYFNKKIFSLEKPSRKILSLFLEEAKNALGSLPGEYENKSPVDFSRARPGSVQLMQCYLVEFLFSLIRSDETSVSAMQPTKAARRMAAGTLVSSIESYIESELAASPSLELLCQHFSLSRAYLCRIFKEETGTSPIDYWIGLKMKEAKKLLRESNYNVTQISELLGYASIHHFSRMFKRAYGVSPTAYQSSIGG is encoded by the coding sequence ATGGCTTTTGAACTAGTCCGCATCGAGCCGGAGATCGACATCGCCGGCTTCCATTCGCTCTATTATTTCGAGTTTGACAAAAATTTTTATCACCCTCCCGAAAAGCATGACTTCTGGGAGATGGTCTATGTCGATGAGGGACGGATCCACGCCATTGCCGATGGCATCGGCTGTACGCTCTCCAAGGGGCAGGTCATCTTTCACAAGCCCATGGAGATGCATTCCCACATCGCCAATCATCAGGACGCCAGCAATCTCGTAGTCGTGTCCTTTTCCTCTCCCAGCCCGCGCATGGCCTATTTCAACAAAAAAATCTTCTCCCTCGAAAAGCCCTCACGCAAGATCCTCTCCCTCTTTTTAGAAGAAGCCAAAAACGCGCTCGGCAGCCTGCCCGGCGAATACGAAAACAAATCGCCCGTAGACTTCTCCCGCGCACGCCCCGGCTCCGTCCAGCTCATGCAGTGCTATCTGGTTGAATTTCTATTTTCGCTCATCCGCAGCGACGAAACCTCTGTCAGCGCGATGCAGCCCACCAAGGCCGCGCGCCGCATGGCGGCAGGCACGCTCGTATCGTCCATCGAAAGCTATATCGAGTCAGAACTTGCCGCCTCCCCTTCGCTCGAACTGCTGTGCCAGCATTTCTCGCTGAGCAGAGCCTACCTATGCCGCATTTTTAAAGAAGAAACAGGAACAAGCCCAATCGACTATTGGATTGGGCTCAAAATGAAAGAAGCCAAGAAGCTCCTGCGTGAAAGCAATTACAATGTCACGCAGATCTCGGAGCTTCTTGGCTATGCCAGTATTCATCATTTTTCACGCATGTTCAAGCGCGCCTATGGCGTCTCGCCGACAGCGTATCAGTCCTCCATCGGCGGCTGA
- a CDS encoding PIG-L family deacetylase → MNVLAIGCHPDDIEVSCAGTMAKYRQQGHHVIVCHVANGNLGHAIIQPDELRDMRREEARRAGALAGIEVITCDVGDLMVYPNEEQRNKVVEVIRYAKPDVIITHSPEDYMPDHTAVSKLVFDASFAASVPHYLNAEAAPLTPIYYMDTLAGVGFLPTEYVDISDTIDLKLEMLECHESQMKWMRDHDHIDFAEFVKTCARFRGLQCGAQYAEAFTQCYAWPKVTTKRMLP, encoded by the coding sequence TTGAACGTACTAGCGATTGGATGCCATCCGGATGATATTGAGGTATCATGCGCGGGGACAATGGCAAAATACCGGCAGCAGGGGCATCATGTGATTGTGTGCCATGTGGCCAACGGCAATCTGGGGCATGCCATCATTCAGCCGGATGAGCTGCGGGATATGCGCCGCGAGGAGGCCCGCCGGGCTGGGGCGCTGGCTGGCATCGAGGTGATCACCTGCGATGTGGGCGATCTGATGGTGTACCCCAATGAGGAGCAGCGCAACAAGGTGGTCGAGGTGATTCGCTATGCGAAGCCGGATGTGATCATCACGCACAGCCCCGAGGATTATATGCCGGACCACACGGCGGTGAGCAAGCTGGTGTTTGACGCCTCCTTTGCCGCGAGTGTGCCGCATTATCTGAATGCAGAGGCGGCGCCGCTGACCCCCATTTATTATATGGATACGCTGGCTGGCGTGGGCTTTTTGCCGACGGAATATGTGGATATTTCGGACACGATCGACCTCAAGCTGGAAATGCTCGAATGCCATGAGAGCCAGATGAAGTGGATGCGCGACCACGACCATATTGATTTTGCCGAATTTGTGAAGACCTGCGCGCGCTTCAGGGGTCTGCAGTGCGGCGCACAGTATGCCGAGGCCTTTACGCAGTGCTATGCATGGCCCAAGGTCACGACCAAAAGAATGCTGCCATAA
- a CDS encoding zinc-dependent alcohol dehydrogenase family protein, producing the protein MKAAVFYGKNDLRIEERSVPQIKENEVLIKVRACGVCGTDVHIFCGDEGAAKTPAGTVLGHEFAGEIAALGAGVSGYEIGDLVAVDPNQLCGGCEYCKSGAGHFCEHMIGIGTTVDGGFAEYCAAPVSQLCRYPKEVSYEAAAMTEPLSCCLHGIDMSSVRPGSTVVVIGCGMIGLLMLQLAKISGAAKLIALEPIAEKREQALELGADAALDPLSGDVKTAIEAITKQVDTVIECVGKPATIEQAIEIAGKGSTVMLFGLTKPEETVMIKPFMIFKKEITIKASFINPYTFPRAKELIAGGKMDVSSMIYEKAPLEELPKILADKNRRNKGKYVIVF; encoded by the coding sequence ATGAAAGCAGCTGTATTTTACGGAAAGAATGATTTGCGGATAGAGGAGCGGAGCGTTCCTCAGATTAAGGAGAATGAGGTGCTGATTAAAGTGCGGGCCTGCGGAGTTTGCGGTACGGACGTCCATATCTTTTGCGGAGATGAGGGCGCCGCCAAAACGCCCGCCGGTACGGTGCTGGGGCATGAATTTGCCGGTGAGATCGCAGCGCTGGGGGCAGGAGTTTCTGGCTATGAGATTGGCGATTTGGTAGCGGTGGATCCTAATCAGCTTTGTGGAGGCTGTGAGTATTGTAAAAGCGGCGCCGGACATTTTTGTGAACATATGATCGGCATTGGCACGACGGTGGACGGCGGCTTTGCAGAGTACTGCGCAGCACCGGTTTCGCAGCTATGCCGCTATCCGAAGGAGGTTTCCTATGAGGCGGCAGCCATGACAGAGCCGTTATCCTGCTGTCTTCATGGCATCGATATGAGCAGTGTGCGGCCGGGCAGCACGGTGGTGGTGATTGGCTGCGGCATGATTGGGCTGTTGATGCTGCAGCTGGCTAAGATTTCGGGTGCAGCCAAGCTGATTGCTCTGGAGCCGATTGCTGAAAAAAGAGAACAAGCGCTGGAGCTGGGCGCTGATGCAGCGCTCGATCCGCTCAGCGGTGATGTGAAGACAGCCATTGAGGCCATCACGAAGCAGGTGGATACGGTGATTGAATGCGTGGGTAAGCCAGCGACGATTGAGCAGGCGATCGAAATCGCGGGTAAAGGCAGTACGGTGATGCTGTTCGGTCTTACGAAGCCGGAGGAGACGGTGATGATCAAGCCTTTTATGATCTTTAAAAAAGAAATTACGATTAAAGCTTCTTTCATCAATCCATATACATTTCCCCGTGCTAAAGAGCTGATTGCCGGCGGAAAGATGGATGTAAGCTCAATGATCTATGAGAAAGCACCGCTAGAAGAGCTTCCTAAAATTCTGGCGGATAAAAACAGACGGAATAAAGGTAAATATGTGATTGTATTTTAG